The following coding sequences lie in one Capsicum annuum cultivar UCD-10X-F1 chromosome 5, UCD10Xv1.1, whole genome shotgun sequence genomic window:
- the LOC107870642 gene encoding ubiquitin-conjugating enzyme E2 variant 1B, with protein MLPEMGSEGSSRVVVPRNFRLLEELERGEKGIGDGTVSYGMDDADDVYMQSWTGTIIGPPNTVHEGRIYQLKLFCGKEYPDQPPGVRFQSRINMSCVNYETGVVEPSLFPMLADWKRENTMEDILMQLKKEMMSPQNRKLSQPCDGNEDGRVDQKGLVVKCCIM; from the exons ATGTTGCCTGAAATGGGGTCAGAAGGATCATCAAGAGTTGTAG TCCCGAGGAATTTCAGATTATTGGAAGAGCTTGAAAGAGGTGAAAAAGGAATAGGGGATGGAACTGTTAGCTACGGGATGGATGACGCAGATGATGTGTACATGCAGTCATGGACAGGAACTATAATTGGCCCTCCTAAT ACTGTACACGAAGGGCGCATCTATCAGTTGAAACTATTTTGTGGAAAGGAGTATCCAGATCAGCCACCTGGTGTGAGGTTCCAGTCCAGGATTAACATGAGCTGCGTAAATTATGAAACTGGTGTG GTAGAGCCAAGTCTCTTCCCCATGTTGGCTGACTGGAAGAGGGAAAACACaatggaggatatattgatgcaGTTGAAAAAGGAAATGATGTCTCCCCAAAATCGAAAACTATCTCAACCTTGTGATG GCAATGAAGATGGCCGGGTGGATCAAAAAGGCCTAGTTGTGAAATGCTGCATTATGTGA